The following is a genomic window from Clostridium fungisolvens.
CTATGAACTGACTAATATGCTGATAAAAAGCACTCTACCAGATCATATAAACAAGATGCTAATATACGGTGTTATTGATATTTTTTTAATGTTTGGTGAGTACATGAACTCAAAAAGGGATGGATTCAAAAGTGGTGATATTTTGAGCACTGATGATATACATAAAATATTAGCTTGTTCAGATGTTAATGAGGTACAGGCTTACTTTCTAGAAATTTATGAAAGAATAAGAATCTTAGATAATAGTATAAAAAGTAAGAGCAAGATGAAGGTGGTTTATAATTATATATTAAAGCATTTTAAAGATCCTCAAATTTCTCTGAGTAGTATATCTGAAAGATTCAACTTGAGTAATACTTATGTTTCACATATGTTCAAAAAGGAATTCGGATATAACGTTTTGGATTTAATTCATAGAAGAAGAATCGAAGAGGCTAAAGAATTGCTTGAAAATACAGGGTTAACAGTACTAGAAATATCAGAGAGAGTTGGATATTATAATCATGGAACTTTAGCTAAGATATTTAAGCGGATAGAAGGAATAAAACCATCAGAGTTTAGAGAACTAAAAAGAAAGTTGTGAGTTATAGTTACATTGAAGTAATAGCGTGCATTAGCAAATATAGCACAAGTGAATAAATTCCCATTATTGCTGATATTACAGGTAATATAGAAAGTTTATTATCTTTGTAGGTATAAAGATGTAAAGCAAATGCCAGTATAATTATAGCTAATACAATAATCCAGTTTTTAAAAAGCATAAATGGAAAAATAACTATTCCAAGTGATGAAACGATTGATACTGTTACCAATGGTAGTTTTACTTTTTTATTTAATATAAAAAATGAAACTCCAAATAAAATGGATAATAAAGATATGCAGATCCAAGTTATTTCCACTAAGTTATTTGGATACAGCGAAAGTTTATCACTAAAAAACAAATATAAAATTGTTGACTGCAATAGTATCAGCATAAGAATAATACCTAGAAAAAGTTTACGCATATAATACATCCTCCATATCTATACATAACAATTTATTTCCAATGTAGTATAAATTATACATTATTATTTATTGTTTTTCAATAATTTTATATTAAAAATCGATATGAAATTTTGTAGCTAGGTTAAT
Proteins encoded in this region:
- a CDS encoding helix-turn-helix domain-containing protein, producing MKSNICYDEKLYTMFGINKVKDESSVEIKNTSFEKSEKGLSEYTATDKADIENFNKERTIKQFKLVKELYREDIESAGVTLYELTNMLIKSTLPDHINKMLIYGVIDIFLMFGEYMNSKRDGFKSGDILSTDDIHKILACSDVNEVQAYFLEIYERIRILDNSIKSKSKMKVVYNYILKHFKDPQISLSSISERFNLSNTYVSHMFKKEFGYNVLDLIHRRRIEEAKELLENTGLTVLEISERVGYYNHGTLAKIFKRIEGIKPSEFRELKRKL